Sequence from the Pleomorphomonas sp. T1.2MG-36 genome:
CATCGTCGCCGCCGCCCAGGCCGTTGAGGACGCCGGCCTCGTCGGCAAGGTCAACGTCACCGGCCTTGGCCTGCCGTCGGAGATGGCCGGCCACGTCAAGGCTGGCTCGTCCAAGGCCTTCGCCATCTGGAATCCGATCGACCTCGGCTACTCGGCGACCTACATCGCCTACGAGCTGAAGGCCGGCAAGGCCGAGGCCAAGCCGGACGCCGAGATCTCCATCGGCCGCATGGGCAAGATCAAGCTCGACGCCAACAACGAAGCGGCCATGGCCGATCCGTTCGTCTACGATGCCGGCAACGTCGAGGAATTCGCCAAGATCTTCTGATCATCCGGCTCGAGCTATCCGGGCCCGGTTTCGGCCGGGTCCGGACCTGATACCCCAAACGGACTCCTTTTCCTGTCCCTCCCCCACAAGGCGGAGGGGACGCGGCCTTCGCTGATCGGGACTCCCTCCCTACGGCTTCCGTCGTCCAACCCGGCGCGCCTCCCTCCAGCGCAATCGGCTGATCCGGCAGGCTCCCCTCCCCCTTGTGGGGAAGGAACAGGATGAGGGCAGTTCCGTCGACCCGATCTCAGCCGGTCGTCCCGGAGTGATTGCCGTCACGACGACGGCCGCACCGATTGCGACACGGGTTCCAGGCTCCAGCAGCAAAAAAGCGCCGATGAACGCCATGCCTTCCACGGACACATCCACGACAGAGCCCATCCTGAAGATGGTGGGCATCTCCAAGACCTTTCCCGGCGTCAAGGCGCTGTCGGATGTGGCACTCGAGCTTCGGCCCGGCCACGTCACCGCGCTGATCGGCGAGAATGGCGCCGGCAAGTCGACGCTGGTCAAGATTCTGACCGGCATCTACCAGCCCGATGGCGGCACCATCGAGATCGACGGCAAGAAGGTCGATCTGCCGACCGCCGAGGCGGCTCAGGACCTCGGCATCACCGCCATTCATCAGGAAACGGTGCTGTTCGACGAACTGACGGTGGCCGAGAACATCTACATCGGTCACCAGCCGCGCAATCGCTATGGCCTGATCGACTGGGCGGCGATGCATGCGCGCGCCGCCGCCATCCTGCATGGCATCGACGCGCCGATCTCGACACGCACGCGCCTCAAGGATCTCTCAATCGCGCAGCGCCATCTCGTGGCGATCGCCCGCGCCCTGTCGATCGACGCTCGCATCGTCATCATGGACGAGCCGACCGCCGCCCTCTCCTACAAGGAGGTGGAGGAACTGTTCGGCATCATCGACAGGCTGAAGAAGGCCGGGAAGGCCATCCTGTTCATCAGCCACAAGTTCGAGGAAGTCTGGCAGATTTGCGAGTATTTCGCCGTTTTCCGCGACGGTCGCCAAGTGGGCGCCGGCCGGCTCGACGAAGTGTCGCACAACGATCTCGTCAAGCTGATGGTCGGCCGCGACGTGACGCAGACCTTCCCGAAGCTTCCGGCCGAGATCGGCGACGTGGTGCTGAAGGTCGACGGCTACTGCCATCCCACCGAGTTCGATCGGGTGTCGCTGGAGCTGAGGCGCGGCGAAATCCTCGGTCTCTACGGGCTGGTCGGGGCCGGCCGCTCAGAGTTCTGCCAAGCCCTGTTCGGCGTCACCCGTCCATCGGCAGGAACGGTGACGCTGTCGGGCAAACCGATCGCCGTGCGGTCGCCGTCGGACGCCATCGACGCCGGCATCGTCTACGTGCCGGAAGAGCGCGGCCGGCATGGCGCCATCACGGCCATGTCGATCGTCTCCAACATCTCCCTGCCGTCGCTGAGGGTCACCAGCCGCCGCAACTTCCTGCGCATGGCCGAGGAGTTCGACCTCGCCCGCAAGTATGCCGAACGGCTCGACCTCAGAGCCGCCTCGCTCAGTCAGCCGGTCGGCACGCTGTCGGGCGGCAACCAACAGAAGGTGGTGATCGGCAAGTGGCTGGCCACGCTGCCGAAAGTCATCATCCTCGACGAGCCGACCAAGGGCATCGATATCGGCTCAAAGGCCGCCGTCCATGCCTTCATGAGCCAGCTCGCCGTCGAAGGACTCGCCGTGATCATGGTGTCGAGCGAGATCCCGGAAATCCTCGGCATGAGCGACCGCGTCATCGTCATGCGCGAAGGACGGATGGCCGGCGTCTTCGAGCGCGAGGGCCTGACGCCGGAAGCGCTGGTGCGCTCGGCAACCGGCAACAAGGAGGCCGCCGCGTGACCTGCCGCCTCATTCGCCCCGCCATTCCCGCTCCGGAGCTTTTCCGATGAACACCATCCGCAGCCTTCTCGCGCGGCGCGAAGCGCTCCTGGTGCTGGCCTGCCTCCTGCTGCTCGTCGCCATCACCGCCCGCTTTCCCGCCTTCTCGACTCCCCGCAACCTCGCCGGCGTGTTCAACGACACATCGATCCTGATCATGATGGCGCTCGGCCAGTCGGCCGTCATCCTGACCAAGTCGATCGACCTTTCGGTGGCCGCCAACGTGGCCCTCACCGGCATGACGGTTGCCATGCTGAACCATCTCGCCCCCGGCTTGCCGGTGGTGGCGCTGATCCTGGTCGCCATCGGCATGGGCATGCTGCTCGGCGCCATCAACGGCTTCCTTGTCTGGTGGCTCGACATTCCGGCCATCGTGGTGACGCTCGGCACCATGACCATCTTTCGCGGCCTCGCCTTCGTCGAGTCCGGCGGCGCCTGGGTCAACGCCCACGAAATGTCGCCGGCCTTCCTAGAGTTGCCGCGCACGCTGATCCTGGGCCTGCCGGTTCTGTCCTGGGTCGGGATCCTTGCAATCGTGCTTGCCGCCATCCTGTTCACTCGCACCGGTCTCGGCCGCGCCTTCTACGCCACCGGCGGCAATGCGGTCGCCGCCGTCTACGCGGGCATCGACATCGGCAAGACGCGCTTCCTGGCCTTCGTGCTTTCGGGCTCCGTCGCCGGGCTCTGCGGCTATCTCTGGGTTTCGCGCTACGCCGTCGCCTACGTCGACGTCGCCTCCGGCTTCGAGCTCGACACCATCGCCGCCTGCGTCATCGGCGGCGTCTCGACCATCGGCGGCGTCGGCACGGTCGGCGGCGTCGTGCTGGGCGCGTTGTTCCTCGGCATCATCAAGAACGCGCTGCCGGTGATCGGCATCTCGCCGTTCTGGCAGATGGCGATTTCGGGCGCGATCATCATCACCGCCGTCGTCATCAATGCTCGCGGCGAACGCGTCAAGGGCCGGGTCATCCTGCGCCGCAAGGAGCTTCCGCTATGAGCGATCAATCCGCCGCCCTCACGCCGCGCCATATTCCCGACCGCCTCGACAGTCCGCTCAAGCGGGCGCTGAAGAGCTGGGAGACGCTGCTGCTCGCCGTGGCGATCGCCATCGCCATCGCCAACTCGCTGGCCTCGCCCTACTTCCTCGATCCGTGGAACCTCTCCGACGCGACGTTCAACTTTACGGAAAAGGCCATCCTGGCGCTGGCCATGACCTTCGTGATCATCACCGGCGAGATCGACCTCTCGGTGGCCTCGATCATCGCGCTGGCCTCGACCGCCATGGGCGCCGCCGCGGAAGCGGGGGCCGGCACCCCAGTGCTGTTCCTCGTCGGTCTCGGCGTGGGGCTTGGCTGCGGCCTGTTCAACGGATTCCTGGTGGCGAGGCTCGGCCTGCCGGCCATCGTCGCCACCATCGGTACCATGAGCCTTTATCGCGGCATCGCCTACGTCGTGCTCGGCGACCAGGTCTACAAGAACTATCCGGCCGACTTCGCCGTGTTCGGGCAAGGGTATGCCTTCTGGATCTTCTCGATCGAGTTCGTCACCTTCCTTGGCCTGGCGGTCGTCGCCGGCATCGTGCTGCACAAGACCGTCTTCGGCCGGCAGGTCTATGCCGTCGGCAACAATGCCCTGGCCGCCAGCTTCTCGGGCATCAAGGTGCGACGCATCAAGTTCATCGTCTTCCTCATGACCGGCGTCGCCGCCGGCCTCGCCTCGGTGATGCTGACCTCGCGCCTCGGCTCGACCCGTCCGTCGATCGCGGTGGGCTGGGAGCTCGATGCGGTGACGATGGCCGTTCTCGGCGGCGTCGGCATCAACGGCGGCACGGGCAACATCCTCGGCGTGGTGATCGCCGCCTTCGTCATGGGCCTCGTCACCTTCGGCCTCGGGCTGCTCAACGTGCCCGGCATCGTCATGAGCATCTTCATGGGCTTGATGCTGATCCTGGTGATCGCCCTGCCGCTGGTCGTGCAGCGGATCAACTACCGGCGCCGCGCCGCCCGGTGAGAGTTGCCGACAAGGAGGAAGAGATGTCGACGACGCCGAGGTTCATCGCGGTTCTCGACGTGGGCAAGACCAACGTCAAGGTGGTGGTCCACGACCTTGGGACCGGTGAGGACGTTTTCGTCCGCACCCGGCCAAATGCCGTCGTCGACGCTCCCCCCTATCCCCATTTCGACGTGGAGGGCATGTGGACCTTCTTTCTCGACACGCTGAAGGAGGCGTCGTCGAGCCAAAGGATCGACGCTCTCTCGTTCACCACCCACGGCGCCACGTTCGCGCTGCTGGCCGGCGATCGGTTGGCCCTGCCGATCCTCGACTACGAGTTCCATGGGCCGGATGCGCTGGAAGGCGACTATCTCGTTGCCCGCCCGTCGTTTGCCGAGAGTTTCACGCCGCGCCTGCCCGGCGGCCTCAACGCCGGTGCGCAGATTTTCTGGCAGGCGAGAACCTTCCCGGACGCCTTCGCGAAGGTGACGGCCATCCTCCCCTACCCGCAGTACTGGGCGTTCCGGTTCACCGGCATACTGGCCAGCGAGCGAACCTCCCTCGGCGTCCACACCGACCTGTGGGCGCCGGAGAAACGCGGCTACTCGTCGTTCGCCAAGGCAGAAGGCTGGAGCAGATTGTTCGCCCCCCTGTGCTCGGCTTTCGACCGTCTCGGCACGGTGACGGCGGAAATCGCCGCACGAACGGGCCTTTCTTCCGATACGCCGGTCTATTGTGGCATCCACGATTCCAATGCTTCGCTGCTGCCGCATCTGCTCGGCCGCCAGCCGCCGTTCACGGTGCTTTCCACCGGAACCTGGGTGATCGTTCTCGCCGTCGGCGGCGACGCGTCGGCCCTCGATGCCCGCCGCGACGGCCTGTGCAATGTCGATGCCTTCGGCAATCCGGTACCATCGGCGCGCTTCATGGGCGGGAGGGAGTTCGACCTGCTGACAGGTGGACGCCCCCAGAAGCCGACACAGGACGACATTCGCGCGGTGATCGACGGTGGCGTGATGGTTCGCCCGACGTTCGTGCCGGGCTGCGGCCCATTCCCGGATGGAAAGGGCGAATGGAGCACGGACCCCGCCTCGCTCCCGGGCGGCGTGCGCACGGCGGCGGTGAGCCTCTATCTGGCATTGGTGGCGCGGGCGGCCATGGCCGTGGCCGGGGCGGCCGGTCCGATCATCATCGAGGGTCCGTTCGGCCGCGATGCGCTGTTCGCCGAAGCCTTGCAGCGGCTCACGAAGCGGCAGGTCGCCATCGCCTCGGGAACCACGGGCACCTCGACAGGGGCGGCCATGCTGGCTCTCGGCCAAGGCGGGCGCCCCAATCTGCCGCCCGACCGGCCGGTCGGCGGTGTCTTCAATCTCTCGGGTCTCGAAAGCTACGCGGAGCGCTGGGCGGGCTGAAGCTGCGGGCCGACACGCCCCCTCACTCCGTAGGCGAAGCCCGCCGGAGAAAGATCGAGCGCCGTCACCTCGCCATCCAGGACGACTGGGATGACCGTGCGCAGCAGAAGCTGGCCGAAGGCGCTGACCTCGATCGAAGACGCCCCAACCATGCGCCATTCCAGGCGAAAGCCCCCATCCGGCAACATCGCCCACGACACGACAGTGCGCTCGGGAGGGCGTTCGGCCTCGGCGGCCGCCACGACCAGTTCGTGCGCCCCGAGCATGACGTTCTGCGCGACATCCGGGCCGAGCAGGACGCGCGGACCATCCAGTTCGACGCGGATGCTTGCCGTTCCCTCAACGTCGGCCCAGGCGCGGGTCACCACTTCATCGAGCAGGATGCCGCGCCAGCCGTTCTGCACCAGCAACTCGTGGGCCGCTGAAAGGGCCAGAAGGCGGCCACTGAAGGGAGCCAGGAAGCCGGCGGCCTCGGGACAGCCCTCGGCGCTTTGCCGCGCTATGCCCTGCACCACTGCCAGAAGATTCTTGGAACGGTGGGTGAGTTCGCGCAGGATGTCACGCATCTCGCGCTCGTGTTCCTTGTAGCGGGAAACATCGATGGCTGCCGCCAGCACGCCAGTGATGCGTCCATCCGCCGAGACCGGCTCGATAAAGCCTTCAAACCAGCGCTGCTGCCCGGCCAGAACGAAGGTAATCTCAAATCGCTCCGGCGGACTGCCGGCCAGGACGCGCCGTGCGATACCGACGAACTCGGCCGCTTCGGCAGGTGGCAGGAGATCGCCCGGCCGGCGCCCCAGGACGTCGACCTGGGTGAGCGGGCGAGGCGGATTGTGCACCCAAGTGAACAGGAGGTCGGCATCGAGCTCCATGATCGAGATGTCGGATCCTTCAAGTGCCATCTCGAACCGATGACGGACGGTTTCCAGCTCGGCGGTGCGCCCGGCAACCCGGCTTTCGAGATCGCGATTGAGGTCGCTCAACTGATCGATCAGTCTTCGGTTCGCCGCCTGCCCTTCGACGAGCAGCGCGGTAGCTTCGTTGGCCTCCTGTCGGGTCGGTTGACCGACAAGCCTCGGGATCATCGGCCAGACGGCAATTCCGACGACGAAAGCGATGGCGGCGGTCACCGTTTCCAGCAGGACGGGAAGGCCGCCACCGGCTGTACCAGGCAAGAGGCGGCCGATGGCCCCGACGGCGATAGCCAGGACAAAGACGCACAACAACGCGGATGTGCCCATCAACCCGCCGGCACGTTGGCGCATGCGAAAAAGATACGTCACGAGGCCCGCCGACACTGAGGCGCAGGCGGCAACGGTCATGACTCTCGCCAGCGTCTTGAGTGTCTCGAGCTCATCGGGCTGCACCTTGCCCTCCGCGTCAGACGGCCGACGATCGGGAAGTTCACCTGTGGCCGATCAACGTCAGGCGCTGTCCTTCAGTCGCAGCGAGGCAACCTTGTCGAAGAACAAAGCCTGGGAGATCACCGCCTTCACCATCTCCTCGCGGAATGGCTTCGCTATGAGGAAGGTTGGCTCGGGCCGCTCGCCCGTCAACAACGACTCCGGATAGGCGGTTATGAAGATGACCGGCACCTCGAAGCTGGTGAGGATGTCGTTGACCGCATCGAGACCCGAGGAACCGTCGGCAAGACGAATGTCAGCCAGGATCAGGCCCGGCCGCTCGCGTCGGGCCATAGCAACCGCCTCATCCCGCGTGCGCGCGTTGCCGACCACGGTATGGCCCAGCCCCTCGACCAAGCCTTCGAGATCCATGGCGATCAACGGCTCATCCTCGATGACGAGAACGCGCGACGCAACCTGCTCGCCGATCTGGCGCGCGGCTTCCGACAGCAAGGCCGAGAAGGCTTCCGGCCCCACATCGAGAATGCGCGACGCGTCGAAGGGAGAAAACCCTTCCATGGCGGTGAGAAGGAATGCTTGCCTGGGCAGCGGCGTGATGGCGTCAAGGCGACGATCGGCCGCCGGGCGTTCGCCAAGTTCGTCCAGCCGCATGTAGTTCATGGGGTTGGCGTTCCAGACCGACGAGAAAAGCTTGTAGACGCCGAGCCGCGGATCGAGCGACGGATCGAAACCATCGGGGTCGGCCACCAGTTGTTCCAGCATGGCCACGACGTGACTATCGCCACTCGCCTGGCTGCCGCTCAGTGCCCGCGCATAGCGACGGAGAAGGGGAAGCTGCGGTGCGATCAAGGCCGTGATAGACATGAGAAACCTTTCCAACGCCTGGACGGGCAATCAACAAAAGAGAACTGTTCTGCATAAAAACGCCGGAGAGGATAACCGGTTCCCCCTCCCCATGATTATTTTTATCGCATGATCGGAACCGGAGCCAATCATCCGCGTTCAGCACAAGATGCGAATGTGCAGCCTTCGCCGCGAGATCGTCGATAGGACTGTTGTCTTGAAGTCGTCCTGAAAGAGCCGCCATGTCAGATAAAAAAGAAACGTCAGAGCGCCCTGCCCTAGAGCCGCCGATCCAAGCCCATCTCGGTGACCAGCTAAAGAAGCTTTACGGTTCGATCCTTTCGGAACCCATTCCCGAAAAGCTGACCATGCTGCTCGACCAACTCGAAAAAGCCGAAAGAAAGGAGCGAGAGGGCCAGTCGGGACGTACCGACGGGGGTGGCGATCAATGACAGCTGTCGCGGCCTTCAAGACCGCTCTCCTGGCGGAGCTTCCGTCATTGCGCGCCTTCGCCATTTCCTTGTCCGGCAGCCACGATCATGCCGACGATCTCGTGCAGGAAACGGTGATGAAGGCATGGGGCGCACATGCCAGCTTCATTCCGGGCACCAGTCTCAGGGCCTGGCTGTTCACCATCATGCGCAACACCTATTTCAGCCAGTATCGCAAGGCCCGGCGCGAAGTGCAGGACAGCGATGGCGAGGCGGCGGCCCGGCTGGTCTCGGCGCCCGCCCAGGACGGTCATCTCGATCTGGCCGATTTTCGCTCGGCCCTTGAGAAACTGCCCGATGACCAGCGCGAAGCGCTTATCCTCGTTGGCGCCTCGGGCTTTTCCTGCGAAGAGGCGGCGGAGATCTGCGGATGCGCCGTAGGAACCATCAAGAGCCGCGTCAACAGGGCGCGCCAGAAACTCATGCAACTCATGGCGATTCGGAACGCGGGTGACCTCTGATCCTCCCGTAGTTTTCCTTCTCTTCATCGGCGGCCGGCTCGCAAAACGCGCCGGCCGTTTCGTTTGCGTCAGGACGGAAGCGTTGCGCGGGTCTCGGCCTTGAACTCGCTGCGGATCGTACGGGCTATCAGCAACAGCGGCACCGCCAGGACCGCGCCGATGGCGCCCCACATCCAAGTCCAGAAGATGATCGCCACGAAAACGAGAAATGGATTGATCTCGAAGCGACGCCCCAACACCGCCGGGACGACCGCATTTTCGCAGACGAGATGAACGAACATGAAGGCGCCAACCGGCCAGATGACCGACAACAGACTGTAGTCGAGCAGCAGACCGCTGGAGGCGATGGCCAACGACACGACGGCCGGCCCCAGAAACGGCACGAAGCTCATGGCGAAGGCGAACAGCCCCCAAAGGATCGGCGCCGGCAGTCCCGCCGTCAGGGCGATCAGGCCGGTTGCGGTACCGACGCTGGCATAGATCACCGAGGCCGTTCCGAAATAGCGGGTCAGTGAAGCCTCCGTCGCGTTGAAGATGCGGATGGCGGCAAGGCGCTCCTCCCGACCACCAAAAGCAAGGATCGACTGGCGCCTGAGCTGGGCTCGTCCGGCCACATAGAACACAAGGGTGGCGAGGAAGATCAGGAATTCGCCGAAGGCCGGTGTCAATCCGCCGACAAAGCCGGCAACCAGGCCGAAATCCATCGATCCGAGCATCTTCTCCAGGCTGGCCATTCCATTGTCCGAGCCCATGCTGCCGCCGGTGAGGCGCGCCTGCAGCGTCGTGAAGGGGGCCAGCAGCTCGCCGAAGGCGGCAACGAGACGCGGCAGGACCTGCGGCAATCGTTCGATCAGCGACGTGACCGGCTCGGCCACCGCTTCGATCAAGAGAAACATGCCGGCACCCAGCACGGCGGTGAGAGCGAGGCCGGCCACCATCGGCGAGATGCCGATGCGCGCACCACGGTCGCCGGCATGGGCGATGACGCTGCCGACGATGACGGCCGCCACCATGGGCATCACTAGAGAGGCGGCGGCGTGCAACGCCACCAGCAGCCCCAGCACGAACAGCCCGATGATCGACAGCTCGGTCAAAGCCCGGCGCGTCTCCGACGAGGTCCCGTCGTCCGGCGACGGGCGTCCGCCTTGCAGGTGCCGGTCGAGGGGAGGCCGGTGGGCGATGTATTTCAAGGAAAGCGCTCCGTCACCTGAAGACCGCATCCGGCGGGATGTGGCGCAGTATCCCTCACCAATGCGCCAGTGACCGTCCGGTTCCGCGCGACTGTGCGGCGCCAGATGGGTGACGCAACGGAGGCGCTGGGCGAATTGCGAGGAACCCGACGCAATATCGGGCGTTGTTTTGCCAGATGCCCGTTTGGAGCAAGGCCGACATAGCCTCGATTTGCCGGGCTATCTTGCCACAGAGAAGAAAGGATCAAGCCATGCTCACTCCTGACCCCTCGGCCCCGAAGACCGGCTCGGGCGCGACCGACAAGATCAAGAAGGACGCCGGCGCAGCGATGTCTTCGGCCAAGGCGGCCGTGGAAGACGCGGCGAACGAAGTGCGCGAGGAATTCGGTGCGTCCGAATCCAGCGGCGCCAGGGTCGTCGCCGAAAATGCCCGAAAAATCAAAGAGGACCTCGGCGCAGCCGGCAGCGATCTCGCTGGCAAGGCAGGCGACGTGGCAGTAGCGGCGCAGGAGGCGCTTAGTCAGATGAAACGTATCATGGACGAATTCGCGGCCAAGACCGGCACCAAGGCATCCGAGGCCGTGGAAACGGTCAAGGCGACCGGCGCCGACACGGCCGACCACATCGGTGCAGCCCTCAGCGGTGCCAGCTCGCTCGGCAAGGAAAGCATCGACGGCATCGCCGATGCGGCTGCCAGACGTCCAGTGACGGCCATGGCCATCGCAATGGGTGTGGGCCTGCTTCTCGGTCTCGCCTCGCGTGGCAGTTCGCGCGCATGATGCTCGCGCGTCTCCTCGGCATTGATGTGCCTCGGATCAAGCGGCGCGGCGGCTTTGCCGTCGTTGCCGCGATGATCGCGGCCATGATGACGATCCTGGCGATCGGATTTGCCGCATTGGCTGGGCACATCGCGCTTTCCCGCCGCTTCGATCCGGAGATCGCCGCGCTGATCGTCGCCGGTTCTCTGATGGTGCTGGCCTTGATTGCGCTTCTTGTTGCACGGCAAGTGCTCAACAGAACGCAGCGAGAGTTGAAATCCGCCATCGCTTCCAGCGCTGCGGTCGCCTTCGTCCCGACGGCGGCTTCGATGGCTGCGCGACATACTCGATTGGCCGCGGTCATCGGAGTGGCGGGCGTCGGCTTCTGGCTGGCGCGTAACGCCTTCCGCCGCTAAAAAAGCCTTGCGCGGCGGAGGTCAGCCGAGAGGGAACTCGATGCAGACCGAGGTGCCCGGAGCGAGATCGGAATAGGAGACCTCGGCATCGAGATTGCGCGCCATGGCCCGCAGAACCTTGGAGCCGATCCCCGTCCCTTGCGCCGGCCCCGTTCCGTCAAAGCCGATGCCGTCGTCGTCGACGCAGACCTGCAGTCGGCCATTCTCGGACTTGCGGGAATGAACGCGGATTTCTCCAGTGGTCTCCGGCGGATAGGCATACTTGAAAGCGTTGGTCACCAGCTCTCCGACCATGACACCGAGCGTCACCGCCTTGTCTGTCGGCAGAGCGATGGGGAGGAGATCCGTCTTGACCATGCGGAGCGCGCCTCCGCCCGCGAGCGATGCCGAAAGCTCGCCGACAAGGTGCCGAAGATAGGCGCCGATATCGACTTCGCCTATGTTGTCGGACGTGTAGAGGTGGCGATGAACCCCGGCGACGGCGGAGATACGGCTTTGCGTCTCCTCAAGGGCGTGTCTGGCGTGAGGATCGCTGACGGCGGCCGCCTGCATGCGGACCATGGCCGCGACCAGCCCCAGCGAGTTGGCGACTCGATGATTGACTTCCTTCAAAAGCATTTCGGCGCGGTCGCGCGCTTCGCGGATCAGCTGCTGATCGCGGGCCTGCGCATTCTTGAGACGCCAGCGCTCGAAAGCCTGCTCAAGCGCGGCGATCAACAGATCGAAAAACTCCTGTGAGGTGTCCTTGATCACGTAATCGTCGGCGCCCTGCTTGAGGGCCTCGATGGCCAGTCGGGCGTCCATGGAGCCGGTGACATAGACCACCGGCGGCCGGGCGCTGCGCGGGCCGATGCGCGTCAGGATATCGAGACCGGTCTCGGCGGCAAGCGTGTGGTCGAGGGCGACAATGTCGACGCCACCGGAGGCGATGATCTTCAACGCCTCGTCACCCGTCGTCACATGAACCGTCTCATGACCTCGTCGGGCCAGAGCCTTGCGGACCAGCGCGGCAAGGGCGAGATCGTCCTCGACATGCAGAACCTTGATGGACTCCTTGAGATCGGTTCCGTACGGCATTCAATCCAGCTCCGGAATCTGCATCACCGAGAGGAACAGGCCTAGCTGGCGGATGGCGTTGGCGAAGCTCTCGTAGTTGAGAGGCTTGGTAATGTAGACGTTGGCGCCCAGATCGTAGCAGCGCTGAATCTCGCGCGCGTCGTCGGTGGTGGTGAGGACGATCACCGGCGTGCGGCGCGTGTGCTCGTTGGCCTTGAGGCGCGCAAGAATGTCGATGCCGGTCATGTCCGGGAGATTGAGGTCGAGCAGCACGAGCGATGGCCGGCCGATGGCGACCAGGCCCGATCCGTCGGAACCAAGCAGATAGTTGACGCCGGTGGTACCATCGCGGAACGAGATGATCTCGTTGGTGACGCCGGCGCGCCGAATGTTCTTCTCGATGAGACGGGCATGCCCCTCATCATCTTCGATCATGATGATCGCCACGGGCTTGGGCTCTTTGCTCACGCTTCGTTTCTCCCCATACGCAATACAAGGTCACGGGCGATCGTCACGATGAACGTCGTCCCTGTCTCACCGTCGCTCTTGACGGAGACGTCGCCGCCAAGGCGGCGAGCAAGCATGCGGGTATGCGCCAGACCAATGCCGTCTCCCGGCTTGTCCTGAACGCCCGCACGTCGAAACAGCTCGAAGATACGCTCGAAATCAGCCTCGGCAACGCCACGGCCATTGTCTTCCACCT
This genomic interval carries:
- a CDS encoding AI-2E family transporter, with product MKYIAHRPPLDRHLQGGRPSPDDGTSSETRRALTELSIIGLFVLGLLVALHAAASLVMPMVAAVIVGSVIAHAGDRGARIGISPMVAGLALTAVLGAGMFLLIEAVAEPVTSLIERLPQVLPRLVAAFGELLAPFTTLQARLTGGSMGSDNGMASLEKMLGSMDFGLVAGFVGGLTPAFGEFLIFLATLVFYVAGRAQLRRQSILAFGGREERLAAIRIFNATEASLTRYFGTASVIYASVGTATGLIALTAGLPAPILWGLFAFAMSFVPFLGPAVVSLAIASSGLLLDYSLLSVIWPVGAFMFVHLVCENAVVPAVLGRRFEINPFLVFVAIIFWTWMWGAIGAVLAVPLLLIARTIRSEFKAETRATLPS
- a CDS encoding sensor histidine kinase — protein: MPYGTDLKESIKVLHVEDDLALAALVRKALARRGHETVHVTTGDEALKIIASGGVDIVALDHTLAAETGLDILTRIGPRSARPPVVYVTGSMDARLAIEALKQGADDYVIKDTSQEFFDLLIAALEQAFERWRLKNAQARDQQLIREARDRAEMLLKEVNHRVANSLGLVAAMVRMQAAAVSDPHARHALEETQSRISAVAGVHRHLYTSDNIGEVDIGAYLRHLVGELSASLAGGGALRMVKTDLLPIALPTDKAVTLGVMVGELVTNAFKYAYPPETTGEIRVHSRKSENGRLQVCVDDDGIGFDGTGPAQGTGIGSKVLRAMARNLDAEVSYSDLAPGTSVCIEFPLG
- a CDS encoding response regulator, whose product is MIEDDEGHARLIEKNIRRAGVTNEIISFRDGTTGVNYLLGSDGSGLVAIGRPSLVLLDLNLPDMTGIDILARLKANEHTRRTPVIVLTTTDDAREIQRCYDLGANVYITKPLNYESFANAIRQLGLFLSVMQIPELD